A genome region from Methylorubrum populi includes the following:
- the tkt gene encoding transketolase, whose protein sequence is MSGADTSPKAAPSEGDTLAIDTIRTLAIDAVQKANSGHAGAPMALAPVAYTLWNRYLRYDPAHPHWPNRDRFVLSAGHASMLLYGLLHLARVAESDGGNAPAISLEDIKKFRQLDSRTPGHPEYRFTTGVETTTGPLGQGVANSVGMAVGGRFKGERLNRPDRPLFDYNVYAVCSDGDLMEGVSQEAASIAGHLRLSNLCWIYDNNTITIEGHTELAFSEEVAARFLAYGWQVLRVADANDVHSISAALETFLQSSDRPTLIIVNSIIGYGAPTKQNTAKAHSDALGPDEAKGAKRAYGWPEDSEFLVPDGVYDTFAEGIGRRGAALYAQWQGFFAEAKAADAAHAEDLSAFLEGRLPEGWDRDIPVFEADAKGLATREASGKVLNAIAKHVPFLLGGSADLAPSNKSNLTFEGAGSLTPFEPGGRNIHFGVREHAMGSIVNGLGLVGLRAYGATFLVFADYMRPPIRLASLMELPVFHIFTHDSIGVGEDGPTHQPVEQLLSLRCIPGLMTLRPADANEVAEAYRVIFSLKDQPAVLALSRQPLPTFDRSRYAPASGVAKGGYVLADCDGTPDVILIGTGSEVQLCVGAYETLTSEGVKARVVSMPSWDLFERQDESYRDSVLPPEVLARVAVEQGSVIGWDRYAGSAGAIVGMHTFGASAPIKDLLGKFGFTAGKVLEAARAQVAKHGK, encoded by the coding sequence ATGAGCGGTGCAGACACGAGCCCCAAGGCGGCCCCGAGCGAGGGCGACACGCTCGCGATCGACACGATCCGGACGCTCGCGATCGACGCGGTGCAGAAGGCGAATTCGGGACATGCCGGCGCGCCGATGGCGCTGGCGCCCGTCGCCTACACCCTGTGGAACCGGTATCTGCGCTACGATCCGGCCCATCCGCACTGGCCGAACCGGGACCGTTTCGTGCTCTCGGCCGGCCACGCCTCGATGCTGCTCTACGGGCTGCTGCACCTCGCCCGCGTCGCCGAGAGCGACGGCGGCAACGCACCCGCGATATCGCTGGAAGACATCAAGAAATTCCGGCAGCTCGACAGCCGCACGCCGGGCCACCCGGAATACCGCTTCACCACCGGCGTCGAGACCACCACCGGCCCGCTCGGCCAGGGCGTGGCGAACTCCGTCGGCATGGCCGTCGGCGGCCGCTTCAAGGGCGAGCGCCTGAACCGGCCCGACCGGCCGCTGTTCGACTACAACGTCTACGCCGTCTGCTCGGACGGCGACCTGATGGAGGGCGTCAGCCAGGAGGCCGCCTCGATCGCCGGGCACCTGCGCCTGTCGAACCTGTGCTGGATCTACGACAACAACACCATCACCATCGAGGGCCACACCGAACTCGCCTTCTCGGAGGAGGTCGCCGCGCGCTTCCTCGCCTATGGCTGGCAGGTGCTGCGGGTGGCGGACGCCAACGACGTGCATTCGATCTCGGCCGCGCTGGAAACCTTCCTGCAGTCGAGCGACCGCCCGACCCTGATCATCGTCAACTCGATCATCGGCTACGGCGCGCCGACCAAGCAGAACACGGCCAAAGCCCATTCCGACGCGCTCGGCCCCGACGAGGCGAAGGGGGCCAAGCGCGCCTATGGCTGGCCGGAGGATTCCGAGTTCCTCGTGCCGGACGGCGTCTACGACACCTTCGCCGAGGGCATCGGCAGGCGCGGCGCCGCGCTCTACGCCCAGTGGCAAGGCTTTTTCGCAGAGGCCAAGGCGGCGGACGCGGCCCATGCGGAGGATCTGAGCGCCTTCCTCGAAGGCCGCCTGCCCGAGGGCTGGGACCGGGACATCCCGGTGTTCGAGGCCGACGCCAAGGGGCTCGCGACCCGCGAAGCCTCGGGCAAGGTCTTGAACGCCATCGCGAAGCACGTGCCGTTCCTGCTCGGCGGCTCGGCGGATCTGGCGCCCTCCAACAAGTCGAACCTCACCTTCGAGGGGGCCGGCTCGCTCACCCCGTTCGAGCCGGGCGGGCGCAACATCCATTTCGGCGTGCGCGAGCACGCCATGGGCTCGATCGTGAACGGCCTCGGGCTGGTGGGCCTGCGGGCCTACGGCGCGACCTTCCTCGTCTTCGCCGACTACATGCGACCGCCGATCCGGCTCGCCTCGCTGATGGAACTGCCGGTCTTCCACATCTTCACCCACGACTCGATCGGCGTCGGTGAGGACGGCCCGACCCACCAGCCGGTGGAGCAACTGCTCTCGCTGCGCTGCATCCCCGGCCTCATGACCCTGCGCCCGGCCGACGCCAACGAGGTCGCCGAGGCCTACCGGGTGATCTTTTCGCTCAAGGACCAGCCCGCGGTCCTGGCGCTGTCCCGCCAGCCGCTGCCGACCTTCGACCGCTCCCGGTACGCCCCGGCTTCCGGTGTCGCGAAGGGCGGCTACGTGCTCGCCGATTGCGACGGCACCCCCGACGTGATCCTGATCGGCACCGGCTCGGAGGTGCAGCTCTGCGTCGGCGCCTACGAGACCCTGACGAGCGAGGGCGTCAAGGCCCGCGTCGTCTCGATGCCGTCCTGGGACCTGTTCGAGCGCCAGGACGAGAGCTACCGCGACAGCGTGCTGCCGCCCGAGGTTCTGGCCCGCGTGGCGGTGGAGCAGGGCAGCGTGATCGGCTGGGACCGCTACGCCGGTTCGGCGGGCGCCATCGTCGGCATGCACACCTTCGGCGCCTCGGCCCCGATCAAGGATCTGCTCGGCAAGTTCGGCTTCACCGCCGGGAAGGTGCTGGAGGCCGCGCGCGCGCAGGTGGCCAAGCACGGGAAGTAG
- a CDS encoding glycoside hydrolase family 15 protein, which yields MAGRIEDYALIGDGRTAALVGRDGSIDWLCMPRFDAAALFASLLGTQEHGFWKIAPAAEGARHSWRYRTGSLVLETTHRTHEGEVRVTDFMPVGDGSHVIRLVEGVRGRMAMRMDLAVRFDYGSAVPWVSRSELGDLRAISGPHKVVLRTNAPMRGSTHQTTVSEFTVYKGDAIRFVLSYGASHEDDPPPIEPRRWLDDTNRFWRDWSSRCTLETPWDDILRRSLLTLKALIYRPTGGIVAAPTTSLPEDLGGVRNWDYRFCWLRDSTFTLLALMDSGYIEEARAWRDWLTRAVAGNPEQAHILYGIGGERLLPEIELDWLPGYENSRPVRVGNAAVSQFQLDVYGELFDALFQARSRGMAEDKEGVRVGQALIKHLETAWREPDEGIWEVRGGRRHFVHSKVMAWVAFDRAIRSVEMMGEDALRPADPPLGRWRAIRDEIHAEVCEKGFDAELDSFVQSYGSKALDASLLLIAHMGFLPQDDPRVVGTVAAVERHLMREGFVLRYETEGQTTDGLPGNEGAFLPCSFWYADNLIGLGRCAEARDLIERLIGICNDLGLVSEEYDVRAKRQVGNFPQAFTHVALVNTILNYGRATGPAKERGGGADDSESRAGESIAAQ from the coding sequence ATGGCGGGACGGATCGAGGATTACGCCCTGATCGGCGACGGCCGCACCGCGGCCCTGGTCGGGCGCGACGGCAGCATCGACTGGCTGTGCATGCCGCGCTTCGACGCCGCCGCGCTGTTCGCGAGCCTGCTCGGCACGCAGGAGCACGGCTTCTGGAAGATCGCCCCGGCGGCGGAGGGCGCCCGGCATTCCTGGCGCTACCGCACCGGCTCGCTGGTGCTGGAGACCACCCACAGGACCCACGAGGGCGAGGTGCGCGTCACCGACTTCATGCCGGTCGGCGACGGCTCCCACGTGATCCGCCTCGTCGAGGGCGTGCGCGGACGGATGGCGATGCGCATGGATCTCGCCGTGCGCTTCGATTACGGCTCGGCGGTGCCCTGGGTGTCGCGCAGCGAACTCGGGGATCTGCGCGCCATCTCCGGGCCGCACAAGGTGGTGCTGCGCACCAACGCGCCGATGCGCGGCTCGACCCACCAGACCACGGTCTCCGAGTTCACGGTCTACAAGGGCGACGCGATCCGCTTCGTGCTCAGCTACGGCGCCTCGCACGAGGACGACCCGCCGCCGATCGAGCCGCGCCGCTGGCTCGACGACACCAACCGGTTCTGGCGCGACTGGTCGAGCCGCTGCACGCTCGAGACACCCTGGGACGACATCCTGCGCCGCTCGCTGCTGACGCTGAAGGCCCTGATCTACCGGCCGACCGGCGGCATCGTCGCCGCGCCGACGACCTCGCTGCCCGAGGATCTCGGCGGGGTGCGCAACTGGGACTACCGCTTCTGCTGGCTGCGCGACTCGACCTTCACGCTGCTGGCGCTGATGGATTCCGGCTACATCGAGGAGGCCCGCGCGTGGCGCGACTGGCTGACCCGGGCGGTGGCCGGCAACCCGGAACAGGCGCACATCCTCTACGGCATCGGCGGCGAGCGGCTTCTGCCCGAGATCGAGCTCGACTGGCTGCCCGGCTACGAGAACTCGCGGCCCGTGCGGGTCGGCAACGCGGCGGTGTCGCAGTTCCAGCTCGACGTCTACGGCGAGCTGTTCGACGCGCTGTTCCAGGCCCGCTCCCGCGGCATGGCCGAGGACAAGGAGGGCGTGCGCGTCGGCCAGGCCCTGATCAAGCATCTCGAAACGGCCTGGCGCGAGCCCGACGAGGGCATCTGGGAGGTGCGCGGCGGACGGCGCCACTTCGTGCATTCCAAGGTGATGGCCTGGGTGGCCTTCGACCGGGCGATCCGCAGCGTCGAGATGATGGGCGAAGACGCTCTTCGCCCCGCCGATCCGCCGCTCGGCCGCTGGCGCGCGATCCGCGACGAGATCCACGCCGAGGTCTGCGAGAAGGGCTTCGACGCCGAACTCGACAGCTTCGTGCAGTCCTACGGCAGCAAGGCGCTCGATGCGAGCCTGCTGCTGATCGCGCATATGGGCTTCCTGCCCCAGGACGATCCCCGCGTCGTCGGCACGGTGGCGGCGGTCGAGCGGCACCTGATGCGCGAAGGCTTCGTGCTGCGCTACGAGACCGAAGGGCAGACCACCGACGGCCTGCCCGGCAACGAGGGCGCCTTCCTGCCCTGCAGCTTCTGGTACGCCGACAACCTGATCGGGCTCGGCCGCTGCGCCGAGGCCCGCGACCTGATCGAGCGCCTGATCGGCATCTGCAACGACCTCGGACTGGTCTCCGAGGAGTACGACGTGCGCGCAAAACGCCAGGTGGGCAACTTCCCCCAGGCGTTCACGCATGTTGCGCTCGTCAACACGATCCTCAATTACGGCCGCGCCACCGGTCCGGCGAAGGAACGGGGCGGCGGCGCGGACGATTCCGAGTCGAGGGCAGGCGAATCCATCGCGGCGCAGTAG
- a CDS encoding ANTAR domain-containing protein, producing the protein MTETSLTVAVIDPSRARAAILEEGLRASGVGTVVVLSDGPDLRTRVASLRPDVIVVHLESPSRDVLEQMSGLSRQAERPVAMFVDRSDQTMMQAAVDAGISAYVVDGLRAERIKSILDIAILRFNAFARLQRELDEARSELADRKLIERAKGILMTRKGMGEEETYKLLRRQAMNEKRKIVDIARAIVTAADLLG; encoded by the coding sequence ATGACCGAGACCAGCCTCACCGTCGCCGTGATCGATCCGAGCCGCGCCCGCGCGGCGATCCTGGAGGAGGGCCTGCGGGCCTCGGGCGTCGGCACCGTCGTCGTCCTCTCCGACGGGCCGGACCTCCGGACCCGGGTGGCGAGCCTCAGGCCCGACGTCATCGTCGTGCATCTGGAGAGCCCGAGCCGGGACGTGCTGGAACAGATGTCGGGCCTGTCCCGGCAGGCCGAGCGGCCGGTGGCGATGTTCGTCGACCGCTCGGACCAGACCATGATGCAGGCGGCGGTCGATGCCGGCATCTCGGCCTACGTGGTCGACGGCCTGCGGGCGGAGCGGATCAAGTCGATCCTCGACATCGCGATCCTGCGCTTCAACGCCTTCGCGCGGCTCCAGCGGGAACTCGACGAGGCGCGCTCGGAACTCGCCGACCGCAAGCTGATCGAGCGCGCCAAGGGCATCCTGATGACGCGAAAAGGCATGGGCGAGGAGGAGACCTACAAGCTCCTGCGGCGGCAGGCGATGAACGAGAAGCGCAAGATCGTCGACATCGCCCGCGCCATCGTCACCGCGGCGGACCTGCTCGGATGA
- a CDS encoding CmpA/NrtA family ABC transporter substrate-binding protein, with translation MKLTLGYVPLADAAPVIAAAELGFARDEGLDVALSREPSWATLRDRLALGHLDAAHMLAPLAIASALELSGPRAALSVPMALNLNGNALTVSNALWAAMAPESDGPADVAAAFARAARARAGAGRPLTIGTVHPFSSHSYQLRLFAGLGGLDLDAAVRVVVVPPPDTVGALRRGLIDGFCVGAPWNSVAVAAGLGRIAALGCEIAPDCPEKVLALPAEGADFALPLVRAIHRAGSWCAEPANRDALAALLAERAGLGSDAALIARTLGGALIVDAHGTRRTNTAYLRLGAATHWPDPAHARWFVAQMVACGQIAPGGDAAERAAALFRPDIFEAAIAP, from the coding sequence ATGAAGCTGACGCTCGGATACGTCCCGCTCGCCGACGCCGCCCCCGTGATCGCGGCGGCGGAACTGGGCTTCGCCCGCGACGAGGGCCTCGACGTCGCCCTGTCGCGCGAGCCCTCCTGGGCGACCCTGCGCGACCGGCTGGCGCTCGGCCATCTCGACGCCGCCCACATGCTGGCACCGCTCGCCATCGCCAGCGCGCTCGAACTCTCGGGCCCGCGGGCGGCCTTGAGCGTGCCGATGGCGCTCAACCTCAACGGCAACGCCCTGACCGTTTCCAACGCCCTGTGGGCGGCGATGGCGCCGGAGAGCGACGGGCCGGCGGACGTGGCCGCCGCCTTCGCCCGGGCCGCCCGCGCGCGGGCCGGGGCGGGGCGACCGCTGACGATCGGCACGGTGCACCCCTTCTCCAGCCATTCGTACCAGCTTCGCCTGTTCGCGGGCCTCGGCGGGCTCGACCTCGACGCCGCGGTGCGGGTGGTGGTGGTGCCGCCGCCCGATACGGTCGGCGCGCTCCGGCGCGGGCTCATCGACGGCTTCTGCGTCGGCGCCCCCTGGAACAGCGTCGCGGTCGCCGCGGGCCTGGGGCGGATCGCCGCGCTCGGCTGCGAGATCGCCCCCGACTGCCCGGAGAAGGTGCTGGCCCTGCCCGCCGAGGGGGCGGACTTCGCGCTCCCGCTGGTGCGGGCGATCCATCGCGCCGGATCGTGGTGCGCCGAGCCCGCCAACCGCGATGCCCTCGCCGCGCTCCTGGCCGAGCGGGCCGGGCTCGGGTCCGACGCGGCGCTGATCGCCCGGACGCTCGGCGGTGCGCTGATCGTCGATGCACACGGCACCCGGCGGACGAACACGGCCTATCTGCGCCTGGGCGCCGCGACCCACTGGCCGGACCCGGCCCATGCCCGCTGGTTCGTCGCGCAGATGGTCGCCTGCGGGCAGATCGCGCCGGGCGGCGACGCGGCCGAGCGGGCCGCGGCCCTGTTCCGGCCGGACATCTTCGAGGCGGCGATCGCTCCCTGA
- a CDS encoding CmpA/NrtA family ABC transporter substrate-binding protein, whose protein sequence is MSIDQGDTTRRGVLKGAAAALALAGAARAALPGGAFAQGAGPEVKGAKLGFIALTDAAPLFVAKEKGIFAKYGLPETEVLKQASWGTTRDNLVLGSEGNGIDGAHILTPMPYLISAGRVTQNNVPVPMYILGRLNLNGQCISVGKEYAEDRIGLDPKAFKAAIDRKKASGKPVKAAMTFPGGTHDLWIRYWLAAGGIDPDKDIETIVVPPPQMVANMKVGTMDVFCVCEPWHKQLINQGIGYTALTTGELWKDHPEKSLALRAAWVDKYPNAAKAVLMAVMEAQAWCDKPENWDELAAIVAKRQWINVPVGDVIERMKGKFDYGNGRVVEKSPVMMKYWDNGAAGYPYHSHDLWFLTEDIRWGKFEPTTDTKALIARVNREDLWKDAAKALGGIAIPASTSRGKETFFDGKVFDPENPAAYLGSLEIKKVA, encoded by the coding sequence ATGAGCATCGATCAGGGCGACACGACCCGGCGCGGCGTCCTCAAGGGGGCGGCGGCCGCCCTCGCGCTGGCGGGCGCCGCCCGCGCCGCCCTGCCCGGCGGTGCCTTCGCGCAGGGCGCGGGGCCGGAGGTGAAGGGCGCCAAGCTCGGCTTCATCGCGCTCACCGACGCGGCCCCCCTCTTCGTCGCCAAGGAGAAGGGCATCTTCGCCAAGTACGGCCTGCCCGAGACCGAGGTGCTGAAGCAGGCGAGTTGGGGCACCACCCGCGACAACCTCGTGCTCGGCTCCGAGGGCAACGGCATCGACGGCGCCCACATCCTCACCCCGATGCCCTACCTGATCTCGGCCGGCCGGGTGACGCAGAACAACGTGCCGGTGCCGATGTACATCCTCGGCCGGCTCAACCTGAACGGCCAGTGCATCTCCGTCGGAAAGGAATACGCCGAAGACAGGATCGGCCTCGATCCGAAAGCCTTCAAAGCCGCGATCGACCGGAAGAAGGCCTCCGGCAAGCCGGTGAAGGCCGCCATGACCTTCCCCGGCGGCACCCACGACCTCTGGATCCGCTACTGGCTCGCCGCCGGCGGCATCGATCCCGACAAGGACATCGAGACCATCGTCGTGCCCCCGCCGCAGATGGTGGCGAACATGAAGGTCGGCACGATGGACGTGTTCTGCGTCTGCGAGCCCTGGCACAAGCAGCTCATCAACCAGGGCATCGGCTACACCGCGCTCACCACCGGCGAACTCTGGAAGGACCATCCCGAGAAGTCGCTGGCCCTGCGCGCGGCCTGGGTCGACAAGTATCCGAACGCCGCCAAGGCCGTCCTGATGGCGGTGATGGAGGCCCAGGCTTGGTGCGACAAGCCCGAGAACTGGGACGAGCTCGCCGCCATCGTCGCCAAGCGCCAGTGGATCAACGTCCCGGTCGGCGACGTGATCGAGCGGATGAAGGGCAAGTTCGACTACGGCAACGGCCGCGTCGTCGAGAAGAGCCCGGTGATGATGAAGTACTGGGACAACGGCGCCGCCGGCTATCCCTATCACAGCCACGACCTCTGGTTCCTCACCGAGGATATCCGCTGGGGCAAGTTCGAGCCGACGACGGACACGAAGGCGCTCATCGCCAGGGTCAACCGCGAGGATCTGTGGAAGGACGCCGCCAAGGCGCTCGGCGGCATCGCGATCCCGGCCTCGACCTCGCGGGGCAAGGAGACCTTCTTCGACGGCAAGGTCTTCGATCCGGAGAACCCCGCCGCCTACCTCGGCAGCCTCGAGATCAAGAAGGTCGCGTGA
- the ntrB gene encoding nitrate ABC transporter permease gives MATGATLAATRMRAAAKARGPLVTMVALRGLAARVVPPLVVLAGLLLLWEVLCSSPTAGLPPPSRVVAEAWDIIVDPFYDNGGTDKGLFWHIAASLQRVALGFALAVVAGVLLGTLVGQSEWAMRGLDPIFQVLRTIPPLAWLPLSLAAFRDGQPSAIFVIFITSIWPIIINTAVGIRNIPQDFRNVAAVVRLNPIEFFVKIMLPSAAPYIFTGLRIGVGLSWLAIVAAEMLIGGVGIGFFIWDAWNSSHISEIIVALVYVGLIGFVLDRLVAGLGVLVTRGTSAA, from the coding sequence ATGGCCACCGGAGCAACGCTCGCCGCGACCCGCATGCGCGCCGCCGCCAAGGCGCGCGGCCCCCTCGTCACCATGGTCGCCCTGCGCGGGCTCGCCGCCCGCGTCGTGCCGCCGCTCGTCGTGCTGGCGGGCCTCCTTCTGCTGTGGGAGGTGCTGTGCTCCTCCCCCACCGCCGGCCTGCCGCCGCCCTCGCGGGTGGTGGCGGAGGCCTGGGACATCATCGTCGATCCGTTCTACGACAACGGCGGCACCGACAAGGGCCTGTTCTGGCATATCGCCGCGAGCCTCCAGCGCGTGGCGCTCGGCTTCGCGCTGGCCGTGGTGGCGGGCGTGCTGCTCGGCACCCTGGTCGGCCAGTCGGAATGGGCGATGCGCGGCCTCGATCCGATCTTCCAGGTGCTGCGCACGATCCCGCCGCTGGCCTGGCTCCCGCTCTCGCTCGCCGCCTTCCGCGACGGGCAGCCGAGCGCGATCTTCGTGATCTTCATCACCTCGATCTGGCCGATCATCATCAACACCGCGGTCGGCATCCGCAACATCCCGCAGGATTTTCGCAATGTCGCGGCGGTCGTCCGGCTGAACCCGATCGAGTTCTTCGTGAAGATCATGCTGCCGTCGGCGGCGCCCTACATCTTCACCGGCCTGCGCATCGGCGTCGGCCTGTCCTGGCTCGCCATCGTCGCGGCCGAGATGCTGATCGGCGGCGTCGGCATCGGCTTCTTCATCTGGGACGCGTGGAACTCGTCGCACATCAGCGAGATCATCGTCGCCCTCGTCTATGTCGGGCTCATCGGCTTCGTCCTCGACCGGCTGGTCGCCGGGCTCGGCGTGCTCGTGACCCGCGGCACCAGCGCAGCGTGA
- a CDS encoding ABC transporter ATP-binding protein → MAHLSLSQVGIAFRRGGKTSEVLRDVNLDIAKGEFVSIIGHSGCGKSTVLNIVAGLLKASTGGVLLDGREVNAPGPDRAVVFQNHSLLPWLTVRENVALAVDKVLKGQKTRTERAEWIEHNLALVNMMHAADKRPAEISGGMKQRVGIARALAMEPTVLLMDEPFGALDALTRAHLQDQLMEIQTRLRNTVIMITHDVDEAVLLSDRIVMMTNGPSATIGEILPVPLARPRRRLDLVEDAAYVHARAAVLEFLYARHAKPAQAA, encoded by the coding sequence ATGGCCCATCTCTCCCTCTCCCAGGTCGGCATCGCCTTCCGCCGCGGCGGAAAGACCTCCGAGGTGCTGCGCGACGTGAACCTCGACATCGCCAAGGGCGAGTTCGTCTCGATCATCGGGCATTCGGGCTGCGGCAAGTCGACGGTGCTCAACATCGTCGCCGGGCTGCTCAAGGCCTCGACCGGCGGCGTGCTGCTCGACGGGCGTGAGGTGAACGCCCCCGGCCCCGACCGCGCCGTGGTGTTCCAGAACCACTCCCTGCTGCCCTGGCTCACCGTGCGCGAGAACGTGGCGCTCGCCGTGGACAAGGTGCTCAAGGGCCAGAAGACCCGGACCGAGCGCGCGGAGTGGATCGAGCACAACCTCGCCCTCGTGAACATGATGCACGCCGCCGACAAGCGCCCGGCGGAGATCTCCGGCGGCATGAAGCAGCGCGTCGGCATCGCCCGCGCGCTCGCCATGGAGCCGACCGTGCTCCTGATGGACGAGCCGTTCGGGGCGCTCGACGCGCTGACCCGCGCCCATCTCCAGGACCAGCTCATGGAGATCCAGACGCGGCTCAGGAACACCGTCATCATGATCACCCACGACGTGGACGAGGCGGTGCTGCTCTCCGACCGCATCGTGATGATGACGAACGGGCCCTCCGCCACCATCGGCGAGATCCTGCCCGTGCCGCTGGCGCGGCCGCGCCGCCGGCTCGACCTCGTGGAGGACGCCGCTTACGTCCACGCCCGCGCCGCGGTGCTGGAGTTCCTCTACGCCCGCCACGCCAAGCCGGCGCAGGCCGCTTGA
- a CDS encoding FAD-dependent oxidoreductase yields MKDRLVVVGNGMASLRFLERLTERAPGRYDVTVVGAEPVAAYNRVLLSSLLGGEVDEGSCGFRPLSWYEAHGIRLVTGAPVTGIDRANRLALVGQAHVLPYDRLVLAVGSLPIRLPLPGIDLPGVLTFRDLADVAAIRKAAVGHARAVVVGGGLLGLEAAVGLARLGVDTTLVHVMDRVMERQLDHGAARLVRAAMEARGVKVMLSADTAAIEGEARVERLLLKDGRAIPADLVVMSVGIRASTALAQSCGLACGRGIAVDDRMTTSDPAIHALGECAEHRGTVYGLVEPAYEQAEVLSRHFAGEAAAYPGTSLATSLKVSGLSVFSAGRVDTPEEAEAVVMHDAAAGLYRKLIIADGRLAGAVFVGDISEQARCKELIRSGAPLSPDDRDDLMFGPAPKTLAA; encoded by the coding sequence ATGAAGGACAGACTCGTCGTCGTCGGCAACGGCATGGCCTCGCTGCGCTTCCTCGAGCGGCTGACGGAGCGGGCGCCGGGCCGCTACGACGTGACGGTGGTCGGCGCCGAGCCGGTGGCGGCCTACAACCGGGTGCTGCTCTCGTCGCTGCTCGGCGGCGAGGTGGACGAGGGATCCTGCGGCTTCCGCCCGCTCTCCTGGTACGAGGCGCACGGAATCCGCCTCGTCACCGGCGCGCCGGTCACCGGGATCGACCGGGCCAACCGCCTCGCCCTCGTCGGGCAGGCGCATGTCCTGCCCTACGACCGGCTGGTGCTGGCGGTGGGCTCGCTGCCGATCCGGCTGCCGCTGCCGGGCATCGACCTGCCCGGCGTCCTCACCTTCCGCGACCTCGCCGACGTGGCGGCGATCCGCAAGGCGGCGGTCGGGCACGCCAGGGCGGTCGTCGTCGGCGGCGGCCTGCTCGGCCTGGAGGCCGCGGTCGGGCTCGCCCGCCTCGGCGTCGACACCACGCTGGTCCACGTCATGGACCGGGTGATGGAGCGCCAGCTCGACCACGGGGCCGCCCGCCTCGTGCGCGCGGCGATGGAGGCGCGCGGCGTCAAGGTCATGCTGTCGGCCGACACCGCGGCGATCGAGGGCGAGGCCCGTGTCGAGCGGCTCCTGCTGAAGGACGGCCGCGCGATCCCGGCCGACCTCGTGGTGATGTCGGTCGGCATCCGCGCCTCGACGGCGCTCGCGCAATCCTGCGGGCTGGCCTGCGGGCGCGGCATCGCCGTCGACGACCGCATGACCACCTCGGACCCGGCGATCCACGCGCTCGGTGAATGCGCCGAGCACAGGGGCACCGTTTACGGCCTCGTCGAGCCCGCCTACGAGCAGGCCGAGGTGCTGTCGCGGCACTTTGCCGGCGAGGCGGCGGCCTATCCCGGCACGTCGCTTGCCACGAGCCTCAAGGTGTCGGGCCTGTCCGTCTTCTCGGCCGGACGGGTCGATACGCCCGAGGAGGCCGAGGCGGTCGTGATGCACGACGCCGCCGCCGGGCTCTACCGCAAGCTGATCATCGCCGACGGCCGGCTCGCAGGGGCCGTCTTCGTCGGCGACATCTCGGAGCAGGCGCGCTGCAAGGAGCTGATCCGCTCCGGCGCCCCGCTCTCCCCCGACGACCGGGACGACCTGATGTTCGGCCCGGCCCCGAAAACCCTCGCAGCGTGA